One stretch of Acanthochromis polyacanthus isolate Apoly-LR-REF ecotype Palm Island chromosome 16, KAUST_Apoly_ChrSc, whole genome shotgun sequence DNA includes these proteins:
- the LOC127530391 gene encoding phosphatidylinositol transfer protein 4-like, with the protein MDVHQNCDTTTWLVDDSRERAAVELVALGQVKNKINTDRLSLTKNCSLLLKKATAEDAGDYTCRQYISGKQVQDARVYLSTTTTTTTTTTTTTTTTTTTVCNDEDDGL; encoded by the exons ATGGATGTTCATCAGAACTGTGACACAACCACCTGGCTCGTCGATGACTCAAGAGAACGAGCAGCAGTTGAGCTGGTTGCTCTTGGACAAGTAAAGAATAAGATCAATACAGACAGACTGAGTCTTACAAAGAACTGTTCTCTGCTTTTAAAGAAAGCTACAGCTGAAGATGCTGGTGATTACACCTGCAGACAGTATATATCAGGGAAACAAGTTCAAGATGCTCGGGTTTATCTGTCT acaacaacaacaacaacaacaacaacaacaacaacaacaacaacaacaacaacaact GTGTgtaatgatgaagatgatggacTTTGA